Below is a genomic region from Flexistipes sp..
TATTTTTACAAAAATAAACTATCCCTTGGGACTCTTAAAATAGATTATTCGCCATTAAGCATTATTACAAAATCTATATCTGCTCACACAGCAGACAGCCCTTTGGATGTAACGGCCGTATATAACGGCAAAACAGTTGATATAAAAGTAAACCAGACAGTCTCGGAAATAGCCCGGCTGGTTCCGCAAGTGGAGGAATATGTTAAGAAGGGTGAAATCAGAGCTGAAGGCCGGATTAACCCGGCAAAAATGCAGGGTAAAGCGGATATAGTTTTATCAAATCTGTCTGTGGCAACACCTGTTTTCCCCAGCCTGAATTTCCGGAAAATAACCGCCGGTTTAACATTGAACAAAAACAGGCTCAAAATTGAAAAAGTTCAGTCATCAGGGGAAAATAAGATATCCTTAAACGGAATTGTTTATCTTAATTACAACAGTCTTTACAATTCTAACGTCAATCTGAATGGCAATATCGATATCTCGGGGATGAAAAGAGATTTCAAGGTATCCGGCAGATTAATCT
It encodes:
- the gspN gene encoding type II secretion system protein GspN, with product MKKTILVSIITFIFSFFIFTLFLFPYDTVVKYFLNNAINQNRIPVDYSQIQSSPFGTTIKNIEYFYKNKLSLGTLKIDYSPLSIITKSISAHTADSPLDVTAVYNGKTVDIKVNQTVSEIARLVPQVEEYVKKGEIRAEGRINPAKMQGKADIVLSNLSVATPVFPSLNFRKITAGLTLNKNRLKIEKVQSSGENKISLNGIVYLNYNSLYNSNVNLNGNIDISGMKRDFKVSGRLISPRVNF